A window of Argopecten irradians isolate NY chromosome 1, Ai_NY, whole genome shotgun sequence contains these coding sequences:
- the LOC138328610 gene encoding perilipin-4-like, giving the protein MAAPIDRSDEERVQQFFASDVSEVENWTVQARTGEDKTGLEGAVQARTGEDKTGLEGAVQARTGEDKTGLEGAVQARAGEDKTGLEGAVQARAGEDKTGLEGAVQAWTGEDKTGLEGTVQARTGTVQARTGEDKTGLEGAVQARAGEDKTGLEGAVQARAGEDKTGLEGTVQARAGEDKTGLEGAVQARAGEDKTGLEGAVQARAGEDKTGLEGAVQARAGEDKTGLEGTVQARAGEDKTGLEGAVQARIGEDKAGLEGIVQAWTGEDKTGLEGTVLARTGEDKAGLEGTVLARTGEDKAGLEGAVQARAGEDKTGLEGTVQARTGEDKAGLEGTVQARTGEDKTGLEGTVQARTGDPVNNKTGLEGAVQARTGEDKTGLEGTVQARTGEDKAGLEGTVQARTVSLHLETKTSEKKSQQLSQCIFKRQFRAYSSQ; this is encoded by the exons ACTGGACAGTACAGGCCAGGACAGGTGAGGACAAGACAGGACTTGAAGGGGCAGTGCAGGCCAGGACAGGTGAGGACAAGACAGGACTTGAAGGGGCAGTGCAGGCCAGGACAGGTGAAGACAAGACAGGACTTGAAGGGGCAGTACAGGCCAGGGCAGGTGAAGACAAGACAGGACTTGAAGGGGCAGTACAGGCCAGGGCAGGTGAAGACAAGACAGGACTTGAAGGGGCAGTGCAGGCCTGGACAGGTGAGGACAAGACAGGACTTGAAGGGACAGTACAGgccaggacag GGACAGTACAGGCCAGGACAGGTGAAGACAAGACAGGTCTTGAAGGGGCAGTACAGGCCAGGGCAGGTGAGGACAAGACAGGACTTGAAGGGGCAGTACAGGCCAGGGCAGGTGAGGACAAGACAGGACTTGAAGGGACAGTACAGGCCAGGGCAGGTGAGGACAAGACAGGACTTGAAGGGGCAGTACAGGCCAGGGCAGGTGAGGACAAGACAGGACTTGAAGGGGCAGTACAGGCCAGGGCAGGTGAGGACAAGACAGGACTTGAAGGGGCAGTACAGGCCAGGGCAGGTGAAGACAAGACAGGACTTGAAGGGACAGTACAGGCCAGGGCAGGTGAGGACAAGACAGGTCTTGAAGGGGCAGTACAGGCCAGGATAGGTGAAGACAAGGCAGGTCTTGAAGGGATAGTACAGGCCTGGACAGGTGAGGACAAGACAGGTCTTGAAGGGACAGTACTGGCCAGGACAGGTGAAGACAAGGCAGGTCTTGAAGGGACAGTACTGGCCAGGACAGGTGAAGACAAGGCAGGTCTTGAAGGGGCAGTACAGGCCAGGGCAGGTGAGGACAAGACAGGTCTTGAAGGGACAGTACAGGCCAGGACAGGTGAAGACAAGGCAGGTCTTGAAGGGACAGTACAGGCCAGGACAGGTGAAGACAAGACAGGACTTGAAGGGACAGTACAGGCCAGGACAGGTGACCCAGTAAATAACAAGACAGGACTTGAAGGGGCAGTACAGGCCAGGACAGGTGAAGACAAGACAGGTCTTGAAGGGACAGTACAGGCCAGGACAGGTGAAGACAAGGCAGGTCTTGAAGGGACAGTACAGGCCAGGACAG TTTCATTGCACCTTGAGACAAAGACTTCTGAAAAAAAAAGTCAACAGTTGAGCCAATGTATCTTCAAGCGACAATTCCGGGCCTATTCTTCACAGTGA